One stretch of Oncorhynchus clarkii lewisi isolate Uvic-CL-2024 chromosome 1, UVic_Ocla_1.0, whole genome shotgun sequence DNA includes these proteins:
- the LOC139406883 gene encoding uncharacterized protein — translation MVKVGNNTSTSLILNTGSPKGCVPSPILESLFTHDCVATHTFITIIMFADNTTVVGLQEVGKGPGGAVPAKITSPLIKELNVDFRNQQREHTPIHINGPAMEKEESFKFVCVHITDNLKWSTHTDSVVKKAQQCLFNFRRLKKFGLAPKTLTNFYRCTIESILSGFITTWYGNYTALNRRALQRVVRSAHCITRGKLPALHDT, via the coding sequence atggtgaaggtaggaaacaacacctccacttctctgatcctcaacacagggtccCCAAAAGGGTGCGTGCCCAGCCCCATCCTGGAgtccctgtttacccatgactgtgtggccacgcacaccttcatcaccatcatcatgtttgcagacaacacaacagtagtaggcctacaGGAAGTAGGTAAGGGCCCTGGAGGAGCGGTGCCAGcaaaaataacctctcccttaaTAAAGGAGCTGAACGTGGACTTCAGAAACCAGCAAAgggagcacacccccatccacatcaacgggcCCGCAATGGAAAAAGAGGAAAGCTTCAAGTTcgtctgcgtacacatcactgacaatctgaaatggtccacccacacagacagtgtggtgaagaaagcacaacagtgcctcttcaacttcaggaggctaaagaaatttggcttggcccctaagaccctcacaaacttttacagatgcacaattgagagcatactgtcgggcttcatcaccacctggtacggcaactataccgccctcaaccgcagggctctccagagggtggtacggtctgcccactgcatcaccaggggcaaactgcctgccctccatgacacataG